The genomic window GAAAAAGCTGAGCTTTGCGGTTTTTTGTCTATTGTTGTGGAGCTTCGATGCAAATGCCCAGACTCCCTTTTATCAGGGGAAGACGATCAGGGTTATCATCGGCACTCCGCCGGGAAATCTATACGACCTGTGGGCCCGCCTCATCGGCGCCCACATGGGAAAGCACATTCCGGGAAACCCCGATCTCATATTTCAGAACATGCCCGGCGCCGGACATGTGGTGGCGGCCAATCACCTCTATTCCGTGGCCAAGCCGGACGGTTTGACTCTGATCGGCTCGATTCTCCCGTCGCTTTATCTCAATCAGTTGGTGGGAAGAAAAGAGATCCAGTTTGACTGGGCCAAGTTTACTTGGATCGGCGCCCCCGCTCGCGGCGCGTCCCAGATGTACATGCGCGCCGACACTCCTTACAAGACGATCGAAGATGTCCGCGCCGCCAAGGAGCCGCCCAAATGCGGCGCCACGGGAGTCACCGGCCCGGATTCTTATCTGCCCAAGCTGATGCAGGAGACCGTGGGCGCCAAATTCGCCATCGTCACAGGCTATCCCGGAGGAACCGATATCGATCTCGGAGTCGAACGAGGTGAGGTACACTGCCGCGCCTTCACCATCGAGGCTTTCTTCGGCCGCGAACCTTATCACACGTGGCGCAAAAAGGGGTTTGTTCGGCACCTATTCCAGACGGGCGCAAAGAGGGACCCGAGACTGCCAGAAACTCCCACCG from Candidatus Binatia bacterium includes these protein-coding regions:
- a CDS encoding tripartite tricarboxylate transporter substrate-binding protein, whose amino-acid sequence is MKKLSFAVFCLLLWSFDANAQTPFYQGKTIRVIIGTPPGNLYDLWARLIGAHMGKHIPGNPDLIFQNMPGAGHVVAANHLYSVAKPDGLTLIGSILPSLYLNQLVGRKEIQFDWAKFTWIGAPARGASQMYMRADTPYKTIEDVRAAKEPPKCGATGVTGPDSYLPKLMQETVGAKFAIVTGYPGGTDIDLGVERGEVHCRAFTIEAFFGREPYHTWRKKGFVRHLFQTGAKRDPRLPETPTVAELMDQYKTNEAGRRLAKVLLAADFMGRPMLGPPGVPDDRLKVLRDAYTKTMNDPLFQEEVKKRNYEFDPVKGEELERMAKDVTSQPPEIIARLTSVLGN